A single region of the Fimbriimonadaceae bacterium genome encodes:
- a CDS encoding DNA alkylation repair protein has translation MTVKEVMARLESMGDEKLKKINLRNGATENQFGVKMGDLRKIAKEIKLNPELAKQLWETGHWEAQLLATQLMKPKELSADELEAMVASVPFSETVIFSQLADWLVSYVVKQHPQKEELRQKWMASDHRMLVRAGWSLTAERIAKSPDGLDVVGLLDRIEREMGSVPPMSQWPMNHCLAEIGINFPELRPRAIAIAEKIGAFKDYPVSKGCTSPFAPIWIGEMVKRQG, from the coding sequence ATGACAGTCAAAGAAGTGATGGCCCGGCTGGAGTCGATGGGCGACGAGAAGCTGAAGAAGATCAACCTCCGTAACGGGGCGACCGAGAACCAGTTCGGCGTCAAGATGGGCGATCTGCGCAAGATTGCGAAGGAGATCAAGCTCAACCCCGAGCTGGCAAAGCAGCTGTGGGAGACGGGCCACTGGGAAGCCCAGCTCCTCGCCACGCAGCTGATGAAGCCCAAAGAGCTGTCGGCGGACGAGCTTGAGGCAATGGTCGCCTCGGTGCCCTTTTCCGAGACGGTGATCTTCTCCCAGCTTGCCGACTGGCTGGTCTCCTATGTCGTGAAGCAACACCCGCAGAAGGAAGAGCTGCGCCAAAAGTGGATGGCCTCTGATCATCGAATGCTGGTCCGGGCGGGATGGAGTCTCACCGCCGAGCGCATCGCCAAATCCCCCGACGGGCTGGACGTTGTCGGGCTGCTCGATAGGATCGAACGCGAAATGGGAAGCGTGCCGCCCATGTCGCAGTGGCCGATGAACCACTGCCTCGCCGAGATCGGGATCAACTTCCCCGAGCTGCGGCCTCGCGCCATCGCCATCGCCGAAAAGATCGGAGCGTTCAAGGATTATCCGGTGTCAAAAGGCTGCACGTCCCCCTTCGCCCCCATCTGGATCGGGGAGATGGTCAAGCGTCAGGGGTGA
- a CDS encoding DUF72 domain-containing protein produces the protein MAEIRVGMSGYAYPEWQGEGLFYPPGLAKSKYLTFYASRYGTVEGVGMFRSMPAESTAAKIIKECPPSFHLSPKMNQSVTHFKRLKPESLPVVEEFLKPLAELEAKGMMGPTLIQLPPNFAANLDVLEAFLAGIPHRPTLRWAVEFRHPSWQTPETETLLKKHAVAWVADDTDDADAVIRETADHLYVRLRKTEYSDANLKSWAARLKSVGQDAHVYVRHTDVESPWLWADRLVELVGE, from the coding sequence ATGGCAGAGATTCGCGTCGGGATGTCAGGGTATGCGTACCCAGAGTGGCAGGGTGAGGGGCTTTTCTATCCGCCTGGACTGGCGAAGTCCAAATATCTGACCTTTTATGCCAGCCGGTACGGGACGGTGGAAGGCGTTGGGATGTTCCGGTCGATGCCAGCCGAATCCACCGCCGCCAAGATCATCAAAGAGTGCCCGCCGAGCTTCCACCTTTCCCCAAAAATGAACCAGTCGGTGACCCACTTCAAGAGGTTGAAGCCTGAAAGCCTGCCCGTCGTTGAGGAGTTTTTGAAGCCTTTGGCAGAGCTGGAAGCCAAAGGCATGATGGGGCCGACTTTGATCCAATTGCCGCCCAACTTTGCCGCCAACCTGGATGTTTTGGAGGCGTTTTTGGCGGGCATTCCGCATCGACCGACGCTGCGGTGGGCGGTTGAGTTTCGGCATCCGTCATGGCAAACCCCAGAGACGGAAACCTTGCTGAAAAAGCATGCGGTGGCTTGGGTTGCCGACGACACCGACGATGCCGACGCTGTCATTCGTGAAACCGCCGACCACCTTTATGTGCGGCTGAGGAAAACCGAATATTCAGATGCCAACCTAAAGTCTTGGGCGGCACGCCTGAAGTCGGTTGGGCAAGATGCGCACGTTTACGTCCGGCATACAGATGTTGAGTCGCCGTGGCTCTGGGCAGATCGTTTGGTTGAGTTGGTCGGAGAATAG
- a CDS encoding VWA domain-containing protein → MEIVGPDGKMLGMCPLKKTDVQADIAGYGARVNVRQTFTNPSITPIEAIYTFPLPHDAAVDRMSLRMGDRVINAVIKKREEARKIYETAKNQGRVAGLLDQERPNIFTQSVANIMPGATIEVEISYVQILKYEDDKFEFVYPMVVGPRFLGNAPDPGKISPPTAPPGVRVGTDITLKVNLDAGTALGKIESELHQVTTQKNGPNKAAITLAKKDEIPNRDFILRYSVAGNQIQDAFLTHADADKGGFFTLILNPPKIPAPDQIAPKEVIFVIDQSGSQSGFPIDKSKELTKKLIRTLNPNDTFTVLGFSNDVKYLWKTPQKASGQLLEVADKFIGDLQANGGTQLYAAVQAALNVVEDSSRLRLVVFNTDGYVGDESRIIGSIEARSGNTRMFTFGIGNSVNRFLIDEMSRAGRGDAEVVTLAADSDKAVERFVQRTQNPILTDITVKVEGVPIFDVTPRAIEDVFSAKPVVITGRYTQAGRGSITVTGKLGGEPWTRVIPVTFPERDQDGSAISTLWARRHVGDLQGQMMMAQWQNRDFKQFVTEITNIGLRYGIMTEYTSFVAVEQRVVNVGGKQITVDVPVNMADGVDMGSGEMDRRLSPGQGLVSTGATLKGLARGGGGTGGSTGGGGFGGGGSGPPATSSADKSVGGNVAYIGYDPSDNSIVVRENYDLAKALRENPDQVIEIAGMVKPESMAKLVAKLTPADREKFYYITRVSKELRDMKPEDKAMVYITCSEEASNLLGKNLTSSATIDHPAVTGKKLVIAEVTVERLKSIAQHKGIDSIVKRQ, encoded by the coding sequence ATGGAAATCGTCGGCCCGGACGGAAAAATGCTCGGCATGTGCCCGTTGAAGAAGACGGACGTCCAGGCCGATATTGCCGGTTACGGAGCGCGCGTCAACGTGCGCCAAACCTTTACCAACCCATCAATAACGCCCATCGAGGCAATCTACACCTTCCCGCTACCCCATGACGCCGCCGTGGATCGGATGAGCCTGCGGATGGGCGACCGCGTCATAAACGCCGTCATCAAAAAGCGCGAGGAGGCACGAAAGATTTACGAAACCGCCAAGAATCAAGGACGCGTGGCGGGATTGCTCGACCAGGAACGACCAAACATCTTTACGCAGTCGGTGGCAAACATCATGCCTGGCGCGACGATTGAGGTCGAGATCAGCTACGTGCAGATTTTGAAGTATGAGGACGACAAGTTCGAGTTTGTCTATCCGATGGTCGTGGGCCCGCGCTTCCTCGGCAACGCTCCCGATCCCGGCAAGATCAGCCCGCCGACCGCACCCCCGGGAGTGCGCGTCGGAACGGACATCACGCTCAAGGTGAACCTCGACGCGGGCACGGCCCTGGGCAAGATCGAGTCAGAGCTGCACCAGGTCACAACGCAAAAGAACGGACCGAACAAGGCGGCTATCACCCTCGCGAAGAAGGACGAGATTCCCAATCGCGACTTCATTCTGCGTTACTCCGTGGCTGGAAACCAGATTCAAGATGCTTTCCTCACTCACGCCGATGCAGACAAGGGCGGTTTCTTTACGTTGATTCTGAACCCGCCGAAGATTCCGGCTCCCGATCAAATCGCCCCAAAAGAGGTGATCTTCGTGATCGACCAGAGTGGGAGCCAAAGCGGATTCCCCATCGACAAATCCAAAGAGCTGACCAAGAAGCTGATTAGAACGCTGAACCCGAACGACACCTTTACCGTGCTCGGCTTTAGCAACGACGTAAAGTACCTCTGGAAGACGCCGCAGAAGGCTTCGGGCCAGTTGCTTGAGGTTGCCGACAAGTTCATAGGCGACCTCCAGGCCAATGGCGGTACGCAGCTCTACGCAGCGGTTCAGGCCGCTCTCAACGTGGTTGAGGATTCCAGTCGCTTGCGCCTTGTCGTCTTCAACACCGACGGCTATGTGGGCGATGAAAGCCGGATCATCGGCTCAATCGAAGCACGAAGCGGCAACACCCGAATGTTCACTTTCGGGATCGGCAACAGCGTCAACCGTTTCCTCATCGACGAGATGAGCCGAGCCGGGCGTGGCGATGCCGAAGTGGTCACACTGGCTGCCGATTCGGACAAAGCAGTCGAACGGTTTGTCCAGCGCACCCAGAACCCGATTCTTACCGACATCACGGTAAAGGTGGAGGGTGTTCCGATCTTCGATGTAACGCCCCGCGCCATTGAAGACGTTTTCAGCGCCAAGCCGGTGGTCATTACCGGACGCTACACCCAGGCCGGACGTGGAAGCATCACGGTCACCGGCAAGCTTGGTGGCGAGCCGTGGACACGCGTCATTCCCGTCACTTTTCCCGAGCGGGATCAAGACGGTTCCGCCATCTCGACGCTTTGGGCTCGACGTCACGTCGGCGACCTTCAGGGTCAGATGATGATGGCGCAGTGGCAAAACAGAGACTTCAAGCAGTTCGTCACCGAGATCACAAACATCGGGCTGCGCTATGGAATCATGACGGAGTACACGTCGTTCGTTGCCGTTGAGCAGCGAGTGGTGAACGTCGGCGGCAAGCAGATCACGGTCGATGTGCCCGTGAATATGGCCGATGGCGTGGATATGGGCAGCGGCGAAATGGATCGCCGTCTATCGCCTGGTCAAGGGCTTGTATCGACCGGAGCAACTCTTAAGGGTCTCGCGCGCGGCGGCGGTGGCACAGGCGGTAGCACAGGCGGGGGTGGCTTCGGTGGTGGAGGTTCTGGCCCACCCGCAACCAGTTCTGCCGACAAATCGGTAGGAGGCAACGTAGCCTACATCGGCTATGACCCATCCGACAACTCGATCGTCGTCAGAGAGAACTACGATCTGGCAAAGGCTCTCAGGGAGAACCCCGACCAGGTTATCGAGATCGCCGGAATGGTCAAGCCCGAGTCGATGGCAAAGCTGGTCGCCAAGCTCACCCCTGCCGACCGCGAGAAGTTCTATTACATCACACGTGTTAGCAAAGAGCTCCGCGACATGAAGCCGGAGGATAAGGCGATGGTTTACATCACCTGCTCGGAGGAAGCCTCCAATCTCCTCGGCAAGAACCTGACAAGTTCGGCAACCATCGACCACCCTGCCGTCACCGGCAAGAAGCTGGTGATTGCTGAAGTCACAGTCGAACGCCTTAAGAGCATCGCGCAGCACAAAGGAATCGACTCGATTGTGAAGCGGCAATAA
- a CDS encoding ATP-dependent DNA helicase has translation MGNAHQTIQEAYERLKALPGFVERENQIQLSYLISDCIEGKATGAFEAPTGLGKSLSALIPAIAHAAESGKRIVIATYTNVLAEQYWRKDLPLAMSLFEEPDIKTQFLIGRQRYACQAEINPLNAAALREFQREAKLGIESEFRALVKLPTRDQFKLWQEITVPPVCPSRLCPLYNSCYYYKARRTAEKAHIVITNHSVVVQDARLKRVSKGEVGMLGQYDFLIIDEAHDFPNAAASALEFELSERSIGLMMGLATRMETAVVETAIQAGEGKFWQALCEGFRVEFSKIQGDLQKYSQQLGRPGILTAAPSELEQIQRIKDSMTHEHLELAQDLAAASGDLAMHYFKESGRMTERWRDEERLPKTVIDEATEAIRNYRLYIEDFAFGCNRIFTPEGVSVSYVGDSPAGARLRHDVIGLAGPLTELLWSKTPSVSMSATLALDDSFEFYQDLVGLSLDFSEILPSPFDFDTQAALYLPPANSIPDPTVARREARELEYHMAIARELSHIINLMQGRTLALFHSRREMEMVHSMLDVRADFPVYMQRMSGAASVGERFKKNIHSSLFAVRSFWTGFDAPGETLSCVVLVRVPFEVPIDPPQVTRNAWLASQGRDPFFSYSLPMAKMIVRQGVGRLIRQDDDRGLIVLLDPRLRTKPYGESILANLPPGLRTYANLEDAVGWLGLG, from the coding sequence ATGGGCAACGCTCACCAAACTATTCAGGAAGCTTATGAGCGGCTCAAGGCGCTTCCGGGGTTTGTCGAGCGGGAAAACCAAATCCAACTCTCCTATCTCATCTCCGACTGCATCGAAGGCAAAGCCACCGGCGCATTTGAGGCTCCCACCGGCCTTGGAAAGTCTCTGTCCGCGCTGATTCCTGCCATTGCCCACGCCGCCGAATCGGGCAAGCGCATCGTCATCGCCACCTACACCAACGTCCTTGCCGAGCAGTACTGGCGCAAGGATTTGCCGCTTGCGATGAGCCTCTTTGAAGAGCCGGATATCAAGACCCAATTCCTGATTGGGCGGCAGCGATATGCCTGCCAAGCCGAGATCAACCCTTTGAACGCGGCAGCCTTGCGCGAGTTTCAAAGAGAGGCCAAGCTGGGGATCGAGAGCGAATTTCGTGCTTTGGTAAAGCTCCCCACACGTGACCAGTTCAAGCTTTGGCAGGAGATCACCGTCCCCCCGGTATGCCCTTCAAGGCTGTGCCCACTGTACAACTCGTGCTACTACTACAAGGCCAGACGCACAGCAGAAAAAGCCCACATCGTGATCACCAATCACAGCGTTGTCGTGCAGGATGCACGCCTGAAAAGGGTTTCCAAGGGCGAGGTCGGGATGCTGGGGCAATACGATTTCCTCATCATCGACGAAGCCCACGACTTCCCAAACGCCGCCGCCAGCGCGCTCGAATTTGAACTGAGCGAGCGCTCCATCGGGCTGATGATGGGCCTGGCGACGAGGATGGAGACGGCGGTGGTGGAGACCGCAATCCAAGCCGGTGAGGGCAAATTTTGGCAGGCGCTTTGTGAGGGATTTCGGGTTGAGTTTTCAAAGATCCAGGGCGACCTTCAAAAGTATTCGCAACAGCTTGGCCGCCCGGGGATTCTCACCGCTGCGCCGTCCGAGCTTGAGCAGATCCAGCGCATCAAAGACAGCATGACCCACGAACATTTGGAGCTTGCCCAAGATTTGGCAGCGGCTTCTGGCGATTTAGCGATGCACTACTTCAAAGAGTCGGGGCGGATGACCGAACGCTGGCGAGACGAGGAGCGGCTGCCCAAAACCGTGATCGATGAGGCAACGGAGGCGATCCGCAACTATCGGCTTTACATCGAGGACTTTGCGTTCGGCTGCAATCGCATCTTTACGCCGGAAGGTGTGTCTGTCAGTTACGTGGGAGACTCTCCGGCGGGGGCGAGGCTACGGCACGACGTCATCGGTCTGGCGGGCCCGCTTACGGAGTTGCTTTGGAGCAAGACGCCGAGCGTTTCAATGTCGGCAACCCTTGCGCTCGACGACTCGTTTGAGTTCTACCAAGACCTTGTTGGGCTAAGCCTAGATTTTTCAGAAATCCTCCCCTCGCCGTTCGATTTTGACACCCAGGCCGCGCTGTACCTGCCCCCCGCGAACAGCATTCCCGACCCGACCGTTGCTCGACGCGAAGCCCGAGAGCTTGAATATCACATGGCGATCGCTCGTGAGCTATCGCACATCATCAACCTGATGCAGGGACGCACTCTCGCGCTGTTCCACAGTCGGCGCGAGATGGAGATGGTGCACAGCATGCTTGATGTTCGTGCCGACTTCCCGGTTTATATGCAGCGCATGAGTGGGGCCGCATCGGTCGGAGAGCGGTTCAAGAAGAACATACACTCTTCGCTCTTTGCGGTGCGTTCGTTTTGGACCGGGTTCGACGCGCCAGGAGAAACGCTGTCCTGCGTGGTGCTGGTGCGGGTGCCTTTTGAGGTCCCCATCGACCCTCCGCAAGTCACCCGCAACGCATGGCTCGCCAGTCAAGGCCGCGATCCTTTCTTTAGCTATTCGCTGCCGATGGCCAAGATGATCGTGCGGCAAGGGGTGGGGCGGTTGATCCGGCAAGACGATGATCGGGGGCTGATTGTGCTGCTTGATCCCCGTTTGCGAACGAAACCGTATGGCGAAAGTATCCTCGCCAACCTGCCGCCCGGACTGCGAACGTATGCGAATCTTGAGGATGCAGTTGGATGGCTGGGGCTGGGGTGA
- a CDS encoding phosphoribosylaminoimidazolesuccinocarboxamide synthase, whose amino-acid sequence MSTALMATSLPNLPPPRKGKVREVYDLGDQLLFIASDRISAFDVIMANGIPDKGRVLTQISAFWFDKLQHIVPHHMISIDPVEIASKVEGFGPDLYGRSMLVKKAKTVPVECVARGYITGSLFKEYKRLGPDVHGLKLPTRLVDGSQLPEPIFSPASKAETGHDENMSFAEMINVLGRETAEQLRDWTLKLYTEASEYTATKGLILADTKFEFGVTDDGIILIDEVLTPDSSRFWEASSYDPGGPQASYDKQFVRDYLEKLDWDKTPPGPELPDEIVMKTREKYLEAFRRITGREFSAL is encoded by the coding sequence ATGTCCACCGCCCTGATGGCCACGTCTCTCCCGAACCTGCCTCCGCCCCGAAAAGGCAAGGTCCGCGAAGTGTACGATCTGGGCGATCAGCTCCTCTTCATCGCCTCCGACCGCATCTCCGCATTCGACGTTATCATGGCGAACGGCATCCCCGACAAGGGGCGCGTTCTTACCCAAATCAGTGCATTCTGGTTCGATAAGCTTCAACATATCGTTCCTCACCACATGATCAGCATCGACCCCGTGGAGATCGCCTCCAAGGTCGAAGGATTTGGGCCGGATCTGTACGGACGAAGTATGTTGGTCAAAAAAGCCAAGACCGTACCGGTGGAATGCGTTGCTCGTGGCTACATCACCGGATCGCTCTTCAAAGAGTACAAAAGGCTTGGCCCCGACGTCCACGGACTCAAACTACCCACCCGGCTTGTCGACGGCTCCCAGCTCCCAGAACCGATCTTCAGCCCCGCCAGCAAGGCCGAAACCGGGCACGACGAGAACATGAGCTTTGCCGAGATGATCAACGTTTTAGGCCGAGAAACCGCCGAGCAGCTTCGGGACTGGACACTAAAGCTCTACACAGAAGCCTCCGAGTACACGGCCACGAAAGGGCTTATCCTCGCCGATACGAAGTTCGAATTTGGAGTGACGGATGATGGGATCATTCTCATTGATGAGGTGCTGACCCCCGACTCGTCGCGCTTTTGGGAGGCATCTTCCTACGATCCGGGCGGACCCCAGGCCAGCTACGACAAGCAGTTTGTCCGCGACTATCTGGAAAAGTTAGATTGGGATAAGACACCCCCTGGCCCAGAGCTGCCAGACGAGATCGTGATGAAAACGCGAGAAAAGTATCTGGAGGCGTTCCGGCGCATCACTGGACGAGAGTTCTCAGCGCTTTAA
- a CDS encoding M42 family metallopeptidase has protein sequence MRAESLDFFKEIVNTPSPSGYEEHAAEVYRQYCKDFADKIHTDVHGNVWAIANPDAEMKIMLAGHMDEIGFIVHYIDDQGMLYFSTIGGHDSAIIVGQRVWIHGKERVPGVIGRKAIHLLEDDERKKKPEVKDYWIDIGASNREEVEKLISLGDVATYQWEYQALMGDRAVARGFDNKMGSFIVAEALRLLKKKGGLDKNVGVYAVATVQEEIGLRGARTASYGIGAQTGLAVDVNHAIDYPGLSKSRYGQLDVGKGPSVMRGANTNPITFKLLLDGAKKEKIPYQVDVAAGGTGTDGNAMQLNMGGMAVGILGVALRYMHTPCELLSITDVEDCARLMAAYCRQVKPDTDFTPRIM, from the coding sequence ATGCGAGCAGAATCCCTCGACTTTTTCAAAGAGATCGTCAACACGCCGTCTCCGTCCGGCTATGAAGAACACGCGGCGGAGGTTTACCGCCAATACTGCAAAGACTTCGCCGACAAGATTCACACCGACGTCCACGGAAATGTCTGGGCGATCGCTAACCCCGACGCCGAGATGAAGATTATGCTCGCCGGGCACATGGATGAGATCGGCTTCATCGTCCACTACATCGACGATCAGGGAATGCTCTATTTCAGCACCATCGGCGGACACGACAGCGCGATCATCGTTGGTCAGCGAGTGTGGATTCACGGCAAAGAGCGAGTCCCCGGGGTGATTGGACGCAAAGCCATTCACTTGCTGGAAGACGACGAGCGCAAGAAGAAGCCCGAGGTGAAGGATTATTGGATCGACATCGGCGCATCCAACCGCGAAGAGGTCGAGAAGTTGATCAGCCTTGGCGACGTGGCAACGTATCAGTGGGAGTATCAGGCTCTAATGGGCGACCGCGCCGTAGCCCGAGGGTTTGACAACAAGATGGGCTCCTTTATCGTGGCCGAGGCACTGCGGTTGCTCAAAAAGAAGGGCGGGCTGGATAAGAACGTCGGTGTTTACGCCGTTGCCACGGTACAAGAAGAGATCGGCCTGCGCGGCGCGCGGACGGCAAGCTACGGAATCGGCGCACAAACTGGCCTCGCCGTAGACGTAAACCACGCCATCGACTATCCCGGCCTCAGCAAGTCCCGCTACGGTCAGTTGGACGTTGGGAAGGGGCCGTCGGTCATGCGGGGAGCCAACACGAACCCGATCACTTTTAAGCTGCTTCTGGACGGCGCAAAGAAAGAGAAGATCCCCTATCAGGTGGATGTTGCGGCGGGCGGGACGGGCACCGACGGCAACGCGATGCAGCTCAACATGGGCGGCATGGCGGTCGGGATTCTGGGCGTGGCGCTGCGGTATATGCACACGCCTTGCGAGCTGCTTTCGATCACCGACGTCGAGGACTGCGCCCGGCTGATGGCGGCATATTGTCGACAGGTGAAGCCGGACACGGACTTTACGCCGAGAATTATGTAG
- a CDS encoding amidohydrolase gives MLAFALMLLTQTAEADLAVINAKVWTDGSLQTADCIGSKNGRIIFVGKRSNLILAEGAKTVDAKGAVVIPGLIDSHAHLMEGGIRLSEQLNLRGAKSKEDFIRLVREFNAKLPAGKWLLGYAWSAESWPGAPQPTKDWIDSFTGDRPVVLRRMDGHSLVANSAALKLAKIDKDGPADPPGGVIDRDPVTKEPTGMLRETAMGLIKMPNTTLEDQYQGFLAAVKEANRYGVTAVSDISSPGNVGLYQRYYKTAEPSLRVGFYSRTDWGQAFATLKNTPRIPGWFFPNGVKAYMDGSLGSRTAFMHNPFTKPLENQAQDWRGVPMPGAVDGTYAKRFVEAGELGHQVIVHAIGDQANHDVLDLFSKVPKLNGKRFRIEHAQHLLPADIPRFGQLGVIASMQPYHKADDGRYCDDIIGHERSESSYAYRSLLKSGARLAFGSDWPVVTIDPWAGIDAAVRSVILTGKVWVPEQAITIDEALDAYTRGGAYAMYMENEVGRLAIGYHTDFVVLNKSPFEKGVDFRTVKPKAVYVAGRLVFGG, from the coding sequence ATGCTTGCCTTCGCTCTCATGCTTCTCACCCAGACCGCTGAAGCTGACCTTGCCGTCATCAACGCCAAAGTCTGGACCGACGGAAGCCTGCAAACCGCTGACTGCATTGGCTCTAAGAATGGGCGCATCATCTTCGTCGGCAAGCGATCAAACCTGATTCTCGCAGAAGGGGCCAAAACCGTCGACGCCAAAGGCGCCGTTGTGATCCCTGGCCTGATCGACTCCCATGCGCACCTCATGGAGGGCGGCATCAGACTGAGCGAGCAGTTGAACCTGCGCGGTGCAAAGAGCAAAGAAGATTTTATTCGTCTCGTCCGTGAGTTCAATGCCAAGCTCCCCGCAGGAAAATGGCTCCTCGGTTATGCGTGGTCGGCGGAGAGCTGGCCCGGGGCTCCGCAGCCCACGAAGGACTGGATCGACAGTTTCACAGGGGACCGTCCGGTGGTTCTTAGGCGGATGGACGGCCATAGCCTCGTCGCCAACTCCGCCGCGCTAAAGCTCGCCAAGATCGATAAGGATGGCCCGGCCGACCCTCCGGGTGGAGTGATCGACCGCGACCCCGTCACCAAAGAGCCGACCGGAATGCTGCGCGAGACCGCGATGGGCCTCATCAAGATGCCCAACACCACGCTCGAAGACCAATACCAGGGGTTTCTCGCGGCTGTCAAAGAGGCCAACCGCTACGGTGTGACGGCAGTGAGCGACATCTCAAGTCCGGGCAATGTCGGGCTGTACCAGCGCTACTACAAAACTGCTGAGCCCTCATTAAGGGTGGGATTCTATAGCCGCACCGACTGGGGACAGGCCTTTGCAACGCTCAAAAACACACCCCGAATTCCAGGCTGGTTCTTCCCGAACGGGGTGAAAGCGTATATGGACGGCTCGCTCGGATCCCGAACCGCTTTCATGCACAATCCTTTCACCAAGCCGCTCGAAAACCAGGCTCAAGACTGGCGCGGCGTGCCGATGCCAGGCGCGGTCGATGGCACTTACGCCAAGCGTTTTGTCGAAGCGGGCGAGCTGGGGCATCAGGTGATCGTCCACGCCATCGGCGACCAGGCCAATCACGACGTGCTCGACCTGTTTTCAAAGGTTCCAAAGCTCAACGGCAAGCGGTTCAGGATTGAGCACGCGCAGCACTTGCTCCCTGCCGACATCCCCCGCTTCGGCCAGCTTGGCGTCATCGCCTCGATGCAGCCGTATCACAAGGCCGACGACGGCCGGTACTGCGACGACATCATCGGCCACGAACGCAGCGAGTCGAGCTATGCCTACCGCAGCCTATTGAAGTCGGGAGCGAGGCTAGCTTTCGGGTCGGACTGGCCTGTGGTCACCATCGACCCTTGGGCCGGGATCGATGCGGCGGTACGCTCCGTCATCCTCACGGGCAAGGTGTGGGTGCCCGAGCAGGCGATCACCATCGACGAAGCCCTGGATGCCTACACTCGCGGTGGAGCCTACGCGATGTATATGGAGAACGAGGTCGGGCGGCTGGCGATCGGCTACCACACCGATTTTGTGGTCCTGAACAAGTCGCCCTTTGAAAAGGGTGTGGACTTCCGAACCGTCAAGCCGAAAGCGGTCTATGTGGCTGGACGGTTGGTTTTTGGGGGGTAG
- a CDS encoding M48 family metallopeptidase: MRRSLHEQIAANKRASFIYATFLVILLAGIGATTAGLYKPEYWPLGAGGAALLGLIVALVARYAGSKIILTMSGAREATGEEHRVLNNVAEEMAIAAGIPVPKVMVIDDSAPNAFATGPDPNRAVVVFTTGIIAKLDREELQGVMAHEIGHIRNYDIRFMTTIAMVAGLIPLFADGLRRSLWYGGGRRSRGSGNSNDNSAIIFMVLAILLAILAPLFAKLLELAVSRQREFLADATAAELTRYPEGLARALEKISGDHEHLESANRATQHMYIVNPMKLNSGGASLFSTHPPIQERLKRLRGTMGHRAEAPKDWYDPLDEVESQVEQKGG; the protein is encoded by the coding sequence ATGAGACGATCCCTTCACGAACAGATCGCAGCGAATAAGCGCGCGAGCTTCATCTACGCCACCTTTCTTGTCATTTTGCTGGCGGGCATTGGGGCGACTACGGCTGGCCTTTACAAGCCGGAGTATTGGCCTCTGGGCGCAGGCGGAGCCGCGCTTTTGGGGCTGATTGTGGCGTTGGTTGCCCGCTATGCAGGCTCCAAGATCATCCTAACAATGTCGGGTGCTCGCGAGGCCACCGGTGAGGAGCACCGAGTGCTGAACAACGTCGCCGAGGAGATGGCGATCGCGGCGGGAATTCCCGTTCCCAAGGTGATGGTGATCGACGATTCGGCGCCAAACGCCTTTGCCACCGGGCCCGATCCCAACCGCGCTGTCGTTGTGTTTACTACCGGCATCATCGCCAAACTCGACCGTGAAGAGCTTCAAGGGGTGATGGCGCACGAGATTGGCCATATCCGAAACTACGACATTCGGTTTATGACCACGATTGCGATGGTTGCCGGCTTAATCCCCCTGTTTGCCGATGGTCTTCGGCGCTCACTTTGGTACGGTGGGGGACGCCGGAGCCGCGGCAGCGGCAACAGCAATGACAACAGCGCCATCATCTTCATGGTGTTGGCGATCTTGCTGGCTATCCTTGCTCCGCTGTTTGCCAAGCTGCTAGAGCTGGCGGTAAGCCGTCAGCGGGAGTTTCTTGCCGACGCCACCGCTGCCGAACTCACCCGCTACCCTGAGGGCCTTGCGCGGGCGCTGGAGAAGATCAGCGGGGATCACGAGCATCTGGAGTCGGCCAATCGCGCTACCCAACATATGTACATCGTCAACCCGATGAAGCTGAATTCCGGCGGGGCGAGCCTCTTTAGCACCCACCCGCCGATCCAGGAGCGGTTGAAGCGTTTGCGCGGGACGATGGGGCATCGCGCCGAGGCTCCTAAAGATTGGTACGATCCGCTTGATGAGGTGGAGTCGCAGGTTGAGCAGAAGGGCGGGTAG